Proteins found in one Brevibacillus brevis genomic segment:
- the secG gene encoding preprotein translocase subunit SecG: MALAAKILLVIASIGLIIVVLLQSGKSAGLSGAIGGGAEQLMGKQKARGIDALLGKLTVVFAVGFMIFAILLGYFLKSGA; the protein is encoded by the coding sequence ATGGCATTGGCTGCGAAAATTTTACTTGTGATCGCAAGTATTGGCTTAATTATCGTCGTGTTGCTGCAATCGGGAAAAAGTGCCGGCCTTTCCGGAGCGATTGGTGGCGGCGCAGAGCAACTGATGGGCAAACAAAAAGCCCGCGGGATTGACGCACTTTTAGGGAAACTGACCGTTGTATTTGCGGTTGGCTTCATGATTTTTGCGATTTTGCTCGGGTATTTCTTGAAATCAGGAGCGTAA
- a CDS encoding YqzM family protein yields MAGSNKKDMNQNDVIDSAKAFFTSFGILFLVFLIALVGSIIFPPKHGEEANGGGAPTAQIDAAAVFKQNCASCHGQNLEGIAGPNLTKIGATLSADDIAKIIKEGKGGMPPGMLKKQPEIQAVSQWLSEKK; encoded by the coding sequence ATGGCTGGGTCCAACAAAAAAGACATGAATCAAAACGATGTAATTGATTCCGCGAAGGCCTTTTTTACTTCGTTTGGTATCTTGTTTCTTGTTTTTCTCATTGCACTTGTAGGATCAATCATTTTCCCACCAAAACATGGCGAAGAAGCAAATGGTGGCGGCGCACCAACTGCACAAATTGACGCTGCTGCTGTATTTAAACAAAATTGCGCTTCCTGTCATGGTCAAAATCTCGAAGGCATTGCAGGTCCAAACCTGACAAAAATTGGAGCGACGCTTAGCGCTGACGACATTGCTAAAATCATCAAAGAAGGTAAAGGCGGCATGCCCCCTGGAATGCTGAAGAAACAACCAGAAATTCAAGCGGTTTCACAGTGGCTGTCGGAGAAGAAATAA
- a CDS encoding ABC transporter ATP-binding protein, with amino-acid sequence MIIKIEALGKQIHSPARTWLFRDVNTSIMEPTIIGILGKSGQGKSTLLRILGRLLQPDAGTVFLEKKEMTLWDAKAWRMKISYVAQQAVMLPGSVEDNLRTVSTLHQRPFDKKLASALMEQLYMEEIDWSKPAAQLSGGEKQRLALVRSLMLQPSVLLLDEVTASLDTKSKQAAERLLVDLHHQTGTTLIWVTHDLEEARVACKRIWFMANHQLAEDAESEAFFHSPQSEEAREFLQDGNVHAALSEVQR; translated from the coding sequence ATGATCATCAAGATTGAAGCTTTGGGGAAACAAATCCACTCCCCTGCACGTACATGGTTGTTCCGTGACGTAAACACTAGCATTATGGAGCCTACGATTATTGGCATTCTGGGGAAATCAGGTCAGGGAAAAAGCACCTTGCTTCGTATTTTGGGTCGTCTTTTGCAACCTGACGCCGGTACGGTTTTCCTGGAGAAGAAAGAAATGACACTGTGGGACGCGAAAGCTTGGCGAATGAAAATCAGTTATGTGGCTCAGCAGGCCGTTATGCTGCCAGGCAGCGTGGAAGACAATCTGCGGACAGTAAGTACCCTGCATCAGCGTCCTTTTGATAAGAAGCTCGCCTCAGCCTTGATGGAACAGTTATATATGGAAGAGATTGATTGGTCAAAACCGGCCGCTCAACTCTCCGGCGGTGAAAAACAACGGCTCGCTCTCGTTCGTAGCCTGATGCTTCAGCCATCTGTCCTGCTGCTGGATGAGGTTACCGCTTCACTCGATACGAAGAGCAAGCAGGCTGCTGAACGGCTCCTCGTCGATTTGCACCACCAAACGGGCACGACCTTAATTTGGGTCACGCATGATTTAGAAGAAGCACGAGTCGCTTGCAAGCGCATTTGGTTTATGGCCAACCACCAGCTCGCAGAAGACGCTGAATCTGAAGCGTTTTTCCACTCGCCCCAATCCGAGGAAGCTCGTGAATTTTTGCAAGATGGGAATGTCCACGCTGCCCTCAGTGAGGTGCAGCGATGA
- a CDS encoding ABC transporter permease: MTHTLTDSYMWLLFAYAFVFIALLLSVWQKLGLEKDILIGTIRSTVQLLGIGYVLHFVFAADSVWFILLIILMMILVASWNAASRAKHLSGIFWRISISLALTEVITMGLLVVLGLVSPTPQYLIPMSGMIIGSSMIVMSLFLTHMNREVEASRGDIETLLCLGATTRQAVHVVLKRAVKASMIPTFDTMKTIGLVQLPGMMTGMIVAGASPIEAVRYQILIMLSFSSSAAISAVLISMLSYQLWFTRDSMLHP; the protein is encoded by the coding sequence ATGACGCATACGCTTACGGATTCATACATGTGGCTACTCTTTGCCTATGCATTTGTTTTCATTGCCCTCCTGCTTTCCGTTTGGCAGAAGCTCGGCTTGGAAAAGGATATTTTGATTGGCACCATCCGCTCTACCGTTCAATTGCTCGGGATCGGCTACGTCCTACATTTTGTCTTTGCTGCCGATAGTGTCTGGTTTATATTATTGATCATTCTCATGATGATCTTGGTCGCTTCGTGGAACGCTGCCAGCAGAGCCAAGCATTTATCGGGGATCTTTTGGCGGATCTCTATATCACTTGCATTAACAGAGGTCATCACTATGGGACTGTTGGTTGTACTCGGGCTTGTATCTCCTACGCCGCAGTACCTCATCCCGATGAGCGGCATGATTATTGGCAGCTCCATGATCGTCATGAGCCTTTTTCTCACGCATATGAACAGAGAAGTAGAAGCCTCTCGCGGGGACATCGAAACTCTGCTTTGTCTGGGAGCGACTACACGCCAAGCCGTGCATGTGGTGCTGAAGCGAGCCGTCAAAGCGAGCATGATCCCCACCTTTGACACGATGAAAACAATCGGACTCGTCCAATTGCCAGGGATGATGACCGGAATGATCGTCGCGGGTGCCAGTCCCATCGAGGCCGTTCGCTACCAAATCCTCATTATGCTCAGCTTTAGCTCCTCAGCGGCCATTTCGGCGGTTCTGATCAGCATGCTCAGCTATCAGCTCTGGTTTACACGGGATTCCATGCTCCACCCTTAA
- a CDS encoding RNA polymerase sigma factor produces MDKNGLMEQWFLRYGDDIYKFLIYYTGTRDVEDLVQDVFLKALRSLDAFEGRSQPKTWLLTIARNTAIDHKRKQRLRNWLPDKWLANVETEEKTPEEILHVHEEQQALYHAIREVKPAFREVLILRGVKGLSSKETAEILGWSENKVNVTLHRAMKAVREILEREKKEMIGDAI; encoded by the coding sequence ATGGACAAAAACGGTTTAATGGAGCAATGGTTCCTACGCTATGGCGATGATATTTACAAATTTCTTATTTACTACACAGGAACCCGCGATGTGGAAGACCTCGTTCAGGATGTCTTTTTAAAAGCGCTTCGGTCTCTGGATGCATTCGAAGGCAGATCGCAACCGAAAACATGGCTATTGACGATTGCCAGAAATACCGCCATCGATCATAAACGAAAGCAACGTCTGCGTAATTGGCTGCCAGACAAATGGCTGGCGAATGTAGAGACTGAAGAAAAAACACCGGAGGAAATTTTGCACGTACATGAGGAGCAGCAAGCACTTTACCATGCAATCCGAGAAGTAAAACCCGCATTTCGTGAGGTGCTCATTTTACGTGGGGTCAAGGGACTGTCCTCCAAGGAGACGGCTGAAATACTGGGGTGGTCCGAAAACAAAGTAAACGTGACATTGCACCGTGCCATGAAAGCTGTCAGAGAAATACTTGAACGTGAGAAAAAGGAGATGATTGGCGATGCGATCTAA
- a CDS encoding YjgB family protein gives MRSNSDHDLLSKLKGMPDMKMNGEQKHEIVSAIRQTNVSKSGRTASLRGFATIGKGLALCSVLAVTVWLGASLLANQQQSTLPDTVAPIAPGSPTASPGPGPNNSVTTQPIPQSEELLSQIRSNAKKGRVISLPFVLEKTIDEVEKGWGKPEKTYSANGLIYSAYPKKEVVFGYNKGMQLVDMHRTDSRLQQISLSAVEKSWGKPSRISEFGDHTIYTYDVTSEYQVKLIFQGTKSTSKEDLILVEYQLYYPQGNKNLMLYGNNAELLQSVRDLAGKGQIIGSQYRLEKDVFDDAEKQLGKPDVVSFVNGITYNTYRDLNLVFAFNKGMQIVDIRSYDPRLQAITLAEVRETLGEPASKTTTGGQTIYTYKVTPDYELKFIFSGIMTDDPNTIFIDHVNIYYPRGTFNNMAG, from the coding sequence ATGCGATCTAATTCAGACCATGACTTACTATCGAAATTGAAAGGAATGCCGGATATGAAAATGAACGGAGAACAAAAGCACGAGATCGTTTCTGCAATTCGCCAAACAAATGTGAGCAAATCTGGAAGGACAGCTTCCTTACGTGGTTTCGCTACGATTGGCAAGGGATTGGCCCTCTGCTCCGTACTTGCTGTGACCGTCTGGCTGGGTGCCTCACTCCTTGCGAACCAACAACAGAGTACATTGCCAGATACCGTTGCACCTATTGCTCCTGGCTCTCCTACCGCTTCTCCGGGACCCGGTCCAAACAACAGCGTGACAACACAGCCTATTCCGCAGTCAGAGGAACTCTTGTCACAAATTCGTTCAAATGCAAAAAAAGGCAGAGTCATCTCCCTTCCTTTCGTTCTGGAAAAAACGATAGATGAAGTAGAAAAGGGCTGGGGAAAGCCTGAGAAAACCTACTCAGCAAATGGACTGATCTACTCTGCCTACCCGAAAAAAGAAGTCGTGTTTGGCTACAACAAAGGCATGCAGCTCGTAGACATGCACAGGACAGATTCACGCTTGCAGCAAATCAGCTTGTCTGCCGTCGAAAAGAGCTGGGGAAAACCGAGCCGTATCAGCGAGTTTGGCGATCATACAATTTATACCTATGATGTGACGAGTGAATATCAGGTCAAGCTGATCTTCCAAGGCACGAAAAGCACGAGCAAAGAAGACTTGATTCTTGTGGAATACCAACTGTACTACCCGCAAGGAAACAAAAATCTGATGCTTTATGGGAATAATGCCGAATTGTTGCAAAGCGTGCGTGATCTCGCCGGGAAAGGCCAAATCATCGGCAGTCAGTATCGTTTAGAAAAAGATGTATTCGATGACGCAGAAAAACAGTTGGGCAAACCGGATGTCGTCTCCTTCGTCAATGGCATCACATACAATACGTACCGGGATCTCAACCTAGTCTTCGCCTTTAACAAAGGAATGCAAATCGTTGATATTCGTTCCTATGACCCACGCCTGCAAGCAATTACACTTGCCGAGGTGCGTGAAACACTTGGGGAGCCAGCTAGCAAAACCACAACGGGCGGCCAAACCATCTACACCTACAAGGTAACCCCTGATTACGAATTGAAATTTATTTTCTCAGGCATCATGACCGATGACCCAAACACTATCTTCATCGATCACGTAAACATTTACTACCCACGAGGAACATTCAACAACATGGCGGGATAA
- a CDS encoding ABC transporter substrate-binding protein — MFSRTYRTVGGKAFFAVLMALLLVVTGCGTPQASEQKPAEQKPADQATGNSEGSGQSYTVKHAMGETTIKGTPERIVMLTNQGTETLMALGVKPVGAVGAANDPTQFYDFTKSFLEGTKSVGTEGQPNLEAIAALKPDLILGMKFRHEKIYQQLTAIAPTVFVEEPRGDWKENFSLFAEAVNKKAEGEKILADWNKRVEEFKAKAGDKLNTKVSVVRFMPGKVRIYYKNTFTGAIFKDLGLARPAAQDKDDFAAEVTKERIPEMDGDIMFYFTYETGKGEASKLEQEWTNDSLWKNLNVVKAGKAIKVDDTIWNTSGGVIAANKVLDELEGYIIGK; from the coding sequence ATGTTTTCTCGTACATATCGGACCGTAGGCGGTAAAGCTTTTTTTGCTGTCTTAATGGCGCTCTTACTGGTTGTTACCGGTTGTGGAACTCCGCAAGCAAGCGAACAAAAGCCGGCAGAACAAAAGCCTGCTGACCAAGCAACAGGCAATTCCGAGGGTTCCGGCCAAAGCTACACAGTGAAACACGCGATGGGCGAAACAACCATTAAAGGTACGCCAGAACGCATCGTCATGTTGACTAACCAAGGTACTGAAACTCTGATGGCTCTCGGTGTGAAGCCGGTAGGGGCTGTAGGTGCAGCTAATGATCCAACACAATTCTACGATTTCACCAAGTCTTTCCTTGAGGGTACAAAATCCGTAGGTACAGAAGGACAACCTAACCTGGAAGCAATTGCGGCACTGAAACCTGACTTGATTCTGGGTATGAAATTCCGTCATGAAAAAATTTATCAACAATTGACTGCAATTGCTCCAACCGTATTCGTGGAAGAGCCACGCGGCGACTGGAAAGAAAACTTCTCTTTGTTCGCGGAAGCAGTAAACAAAAAGGCTGAGGGTGAAAAAATCCTCGCTGATTGGAACAAACGCGTAGAAGAGTTTAAAGCAAAAGCGGGCGACAAGCTGAACACAAAAGTATCTGTTGTACGTTTCATGCCTGGCAAAGTTCGCATCTACTACAAAAACACCTTCACTGGTGCGATTTTCAAAGACCTTGGCCTGGCACGTCCAGCTGCCCAAGACAAAGACGATTTCGCAGCAGAAGTAACCAAAGAGCGCATTCCGGAAATGGATGGCGACATCATGTTCTACTTTACGTACGAAACAGGCAAGGGCGAGGCATCCAAGCTGGAGCAAGAGTGGACAAACGATTCACTCTGGAAAAACCTGAACGTCGTGAAAGCGGGCAAAGCAATCAAAGTGGATGACACCATCTGGAATACTTCCGGTGGCGTAATCGCAGCGAATAAAGTACTGGATGAGCTGGAAGGCTACATCATCGGTAAATAA
- a CDS encoding FecCD family ABC transporter permease: MNTFLASNFRKILGLVFALLLLTYLSYASLIFGVIDTSWQTAIDAYTNFNGSNEHIVIKEVRVPRVLNALTVGFCLGLAGTLLQSLTRNPVADVELFGLNAGASLFVVFAVTFVGISSLTQFTWISFLGAAVAGLIVYMLGSFGRDGLSPVKLVLAGAAITALASSIRHGMMVLNEKATDEVLFWLAGSVGGRKLEYLATVFPYMVIAWIAAFVLARPIQTLLMGDDVAKGLGQRTLLVKFSVGIVIVLLSGCAVAVAGPIGFVGLVTPHLARYLVGIDTRWVLLYSGLLGSILLLLADIGARYIAMPVEVPIGVMTALIGIPFFIYVARKGLDK; the protein is encoded by the coding sequence ATGAATACTTTTTTAGCTAGCAACTTTCGTAAAATTCTGGGACTGGTATTCGCCCTTCTCCTTCTGACTTACCTCAGTTATGCCAGCCTCATCTTTGGCGTCATTGACACGAGCTGGCAAACTGCGATTGATGCCTATACGAATTTTAACGGCTCCAATGAACACATCGTCATTAAAGAAGTGCGAGTACCGCGTGTGCTCAATGCGCTTACGGTCGGTTTTTGCCTCGGTTTGGCCGGAACGCTGCTTCAATCCTTGACGAGAAACCCTGTTGCAGATGTTGAACTGTTCGGTCTTAATGCAGGTGCTTCTCTTTTTGTTGTGTTCGCCGTTACATTTGTCGGGATCAGCTCCTTGACCCAATTTACATGGATTTCCTTTTTAGGGGCCGCTGTAGCAGGTTTGATCGTTTACATGCTCGGTTCATTCGGCAGAGATGGACTTTCGCCTGTGAAGCTGGTCTTAGCGGGTGCAGCTATCACCGCCTTGGCTTCTTCGATCCGACACGGCATGATGGTCCTGAATGAAAAGGCTACGGACGAGGTGCTTTTCTGGCTGGCAGGGTCAGTCGGAGGCAGAAAGCTGGAGTACTTAGCCACTGTCTTTCCTTATATGGTCATCGCCTGGATCGCTGCTTTTGTCCTCGCACGTCCGATTCAAACGTTGTTGATGGGTGATGACGTAGCAAAAGGTCTCGGACAACGCACATTATTGGTCAAATTCAGTGTTGGAATCGTCATTGTTCTCTTATCCGGTTGCGCAGTTGCTGTTGCTGGACCTATTGGTTTTGTCGGTTTGGTCACTCCACATCTGGCCCGCTATCTCGTCGGAATCGATACACGCTGGGTACTTTTGTACAGCGGTCTGCTTGGTTCCATCCTGCTGCTGTTAGCAGACATCGGCGCTCGCTATATTGCAATGCCTGTTGAGGTTCCTATTGGAGTAATGACAGCCCTGATCGGGATTCCGTTCTTCATCTATGTCGCACGCAAGGGGCTGGATAAATAA
- a CDS encoding FecCD family ABC transporter permease → MKDYLSLRIGKRFSSFQLHKRTILFSLLSLLVVIAVAVVSLGMGEMKIASLDVVKVLLGIGSEENALIVEQFRLPRIVIAILVGAALAVAGAIMQGLVRNPLASPDILGVSGGASVFAVGFLILFETVSIKWLPPIAFLGATLTTFLLYALSWKKGVTPLRLVMIGVGIKIAAGAIVTMLIMFSPFLLQNKALLWLTGSIYGVDWNDVFMILPWVVGLILVAGFLARRVNIQQLGDDLATSLGSSLQLDRFLLLMICAALTGTAVSVGGDISFVALLAPHIAKQMIGPSFGGAMTLSAFLGAIIVLLADLIARMAFSPIEVPVGVFTSAIGAPFFIYLLYKNRNR, encoded by the coding sequence ATGAAAGACTACCTGTCTCTTCGCATCGGCAAGCGCTTTTCATCGTTTCAGCTACATAAAAGGACGATCTTGTTTTCGCTACTCTCCTTGCTGGTCGTCATCGCAGTAGCGGTTGTCAGTCTCGGAATGGGTGAAATGAAAATCGCCTCGCTCGATGTGGTAAAAGTTTTGTTGGGAATCGGTTCAGAAGAGAATGCTTTGATTGTGGAGCAATTTCGACTGCCTCGCATCGTCATTGCCATTCTGGTAGGTGCTGCACTTGCCGTCGCTGGTGCCATCATGCAGGGGCTCGTCCGCAACCCGTTGGCTTCCCCGGATATTCTTGGGGTATCGGGTGGAGCATCTGTTTTTGCAGTCGGCTTTTTGATCTTGTTTGAAACAGTGAGCATTAAGTGGCTTCCTCCCATCGCTTTTTTGGGGGCAACATTGACGACATTCCTGTTGTACGCCCTCTCTTGGAAAAAAGGCGTCACACCGCTTCGTCTCGTCATGATCGGTGTGGGAATCAAAATCGCAGCGGGTGCCATCGTCACCATGCTGATCATGTTCAGTCCGTTTTTGCTGCAAAATAAGGCATTACTCTGGCTGACTGGTAGCATCTACGGCGTTGACTGGAACGATGTATTCATGATTTTGCCGTGGGTCGTCGGACTGATTCTCGTAGCCGGCTTCCTTGCTAGACGCGTGAACATTCAACAGCTCGGCGATGATCTGGCAACGAGTCTCGGCAGTTCCTTGCAATTGGATCGTTTCCTCCTACTGATGATTTGCGCGGCATTGACGGGAACAGCCGTCTCTGTTGGAGGAGATATCAGCTTTGTGGCTTTGCTGGCCCCACACATTGCCAAACAAATGATTGGTCCGTCCTTTGGCGGTGCCATGACACTCTCGGCTTTCTTGGGTGCCATTATCGTATTGCTTGCGGATTTGATTGCACGCATGGCTTTTTCACCAATCGAAGTGCCTGTAGGAGTATTCACCTCTGCCATCGGCGCTCCGTTTTTCATCTACTTGCTGTACAAAAACCGAAATCGCTAG
- a CDS encoding ABC transporter ATP-binding protein has translation MQALETQQLTLSYGERNIIEALDLNIPRGKITVFIGSNGSGKSTLLRSLARLLKPKEGAILLEGESIAKRSTKEVAKRLAILPQGPSAPEGLTILQLVKQGRYPYQNWLQQWSEEDEQMVNKALAATQLTDMANRAVDSLSGGQRQRAWIAMTLAQGTETILLDEPTTYLDMSHQIEILDLLFELNQTEQRTIVMVLHDLNLACRYAHHIVAVHNQTVVAEGSPNEVLTTDLVRTVFDMDCQITQDPLYGTPMCIPYSKSRLGTVQTEQKAFAMS, from the coding sequence ATGCAAGCTTTGGAAACCCAACAGCTTACGTTATCGTACGGAGAACGCAACATCATTGAAGCATTAGACTTAAACATCCCGCGTGGAAAAATCACCGTTTTCATTGGAAGTAATGGCAGCGGCAAATCGACGTTGCTGCGCTCTCTGGCACGTTTACTCAAACCAAAGGAAGGCGCCATCCTGCTGGAAGGAGAATCGATCGCGAAACGCTCTACCAAAGAGGTAGCCAAACGTCTTGCCATCCTTCCTCAAGGCCCATCTGCACCAGAAGGTTTGACGATTCTGCAATTGGTCAAACAAGGACGCTATCCTTATCAAAACTGGCTACAGCAATGGTCAGAAGAAGACGAGCAGATGGTCAACAAAGCATTGGCAGCTACTCAACTCACGGATATGGCTAACCGTGCCGTCGACAGTCTCTCTGGCGGCCAACGTCAGCGCGCCTGGATTGCGATGACGCTCGCCCAAGGAACCGAAACCATTTTGCTGGATGAGCCTACGACTTATTTGGATATGTCGCATCAGATTGAGATTTTGGACCTGTTGTTTGAACTGAATCAAACGGAACAGCGCACCATCGTCATGGTTCTCCACGATCTGAATCTCGCTTGCCGCTATGCCCATCATATCGTTGCCGTTCACAATCAGACCGTCGTGGCAGAGGGGTCTCCGAACGAAGTGCTGACTACCGACCTTGTCCGTACGGTTTTCGATATGGATTGCCAAATTACGCAAGACCCCCTGTACGGAACTCCTATGTGCATCCCGTACAGTAAAAGCCGTCTGGGCACTGTGCAGACCGAACAAAAAGCATTCGCTATGTCATAA
- a CDS encoding MerR family transcriptional regulator, translating into MFYTIKQVADRFGLPAHTLRYYDKEGLLPFVSRDKNGNRLFSELDLNWIALICCLKNTGMPIKEIKEYSDWCKQGSQKLEERKTLLIAHREQVEKQIEEFQKNLALIDTKIATYEDPEMVKKMDEQATLALQQPSR; encoded by the coding sequence ATGTTTTACACGATTAAGCAGGTGGCTGACCGATTCGGCCTACCCGCTCATACATTGCGTTACTATGACAAAGAAGGCCTGCTACCCTTTGTCTCAAGAGACAAAAACGGCAACCGTCTCTTTAGCGAATTGGATCTCAATTGGATAGCCTTAATCTGCTGCCTCAAAAATACCGGTATGCCCATTAAAGAAATCAAAGAATACAGTGATTGGTGTAAGCAAGGTAGTCAAAAGTTGGAGGAGAGAAAAACACTCCTAATCGCTCATCGTGAACAAGTGGAAAAGCAAATCGAGGAATTCCAGAAAAACCTTGCGCTCATCGATACGAAGATAGCAACCTACGAAGATCCCGAAATGGTTAAAAAAATGGACGAGCAAGCGACATTGGCTTTGCAGCAACCTTCCCGTTAG
- a CDS encoding SDR family NAD(P)-dependent oxidoreductase, translated as MKKTQKIVLVTGGSRGLGRNSAIALSRKGFDVILTYHSRKEEAELVIKEIEENGQKAAALQLDAGDVSTFERFASRLADVLKEKWSTEHFDVLINNAGFGVNAPLSATTEEQFDSLVNVHLKGVFFLTQKLLPRISDDGRIINISTGLTRFALDGYGAYAAMKGAVEVLTRYMAKEWGKRGIRVNTIAPGAIATDFQGGAVRDNQDIHDFIGSQTALGRVGRADDIGGLVASLCTDEMSWVNAQRIEASGGMFL; from the coding sequence ATGAAAAAAACTCAAAAGATCGTGCTGGTAACGGGTGGTAGTCGCGGGCTAGGGAGAAATTCAGCTATCGCGCTATCTCGAAAAGGATTTGATGTTATCCTGACGTATCATTCTCGCAAGGAAGAAGCGGAATTGGTAATCAAAGAAATTGAGGAGAATGGTCAAAAAGCTGCCGCCCTGCAACTTGATGCGGGTGACGTATCCACTTTTGAAAGGTTCGCATCCCGCCTTGCCGATGTACTGAAAGAAAAATGGAGTACAGAGCATTTCGATGTTCTGATTAACAACGCTGGTTTCGGAGTGAACGCTCCACTTTCGGCTACTACTGAGGAACAGTTTGACAGTTTGGTAAACGTGCACCTCAAAGGCGTATTTTTCTTAACACAGAAATTATTGCCCCGTATTTCTGATGATGGACGAATCATTAATATTTCGACTGGATTGACCCGGTTTGCCCTTGACGGCTATGGAGCATACGCCGCCATGAAAGGTGCCGTCGAAGTATTGACGAGATATATGGCAAAGGAATGGGGAAAACGGGGTATCCGGGTTAATACGATCGCCCCGGGAGCGATTGCTACGGACTTTCAGGGAGGGGCAGTACGGGATAATCAGGATATACATGACTTTATTGGCTCGCAAACAGCGTTAGGCCGTGTTGGGAGAGCTGATGATATTGGTGGTCTTGTCGCGTCATTGTGCACCGACGAAATGAGCTGGGTGAACGCGCAACGAATCGAGGCGTCCGGTGGCATGTTTCTTTAA
- the eno gene encoding phosphopyruvate hydratase — MAMITDIYAREIMDSRGNPTVEVEVYLEDGSMGRADVPSGASTGAYEAVELRDGDKSRYLGKGVLKAVENVNDIIAPELIGMDALDQVGIDMAMIQLDGTPNKGKLGANAILGVSMAVARAAAESLGVPLYNYLGGFNARMLPVPMMNILNGGKHADNTVDIQEFMVMPVGATSFKEALRTGAEIFHSLKKVLGEKGLSTAVGDEGGFAPNLKSNEEAITTILDAIKAAGYEPGKDVFLALDVAATEMFKDGKYHFEGEGVVKTTEEMIAFYEDLVNKYPIISIEDGLSEDDWDGWKALTDKLGSKVQLVGDDLFVTNTERLARGIETSTGNSILVKVNQIGTLTETFEAIEMAKLAGYTAVISHRSGETEDSTISDIAVATNAGQIKTGAPSRTDRVAKYNQLLRIEDELADTARFGGRSAFYNLKK; from the coding sequence ATGGCAATGATTACTGACATTTATGCACGCGAAATTATGGACTCCCGCGGTAATCCAACTGTGGAAGTAGAAGTATACCTCGAAGATGGCTCGATGGGTCGCGCAGATGTTCCATCTGGTGCGTCTACAGGTGCGTATGAAGCAGTGGAGCTTCGCGACGGTGACAAATCCCGTTACTTGGGTAAAGGTGTTCTGAAAGCCGTAGAAAACGTGAATGACATCATTGCTCCTGAACTGATCGGCATGGATGCCCTGGATCAAGTTGGCATTGATATGGCGATGATTCAGCTCGACGGCACGCCAAACAAAGGCAAGCTGGGCGCAAACGCGATTCTCGGCGTGTCTATGGCAGTGGCACGTGCGGCTGCAGAATCTCTCGGCGTTCCTCTCTACAACTACCTCGGCGGCTTCAACGCGAGAATGTTGCCAGTTCCTATGATGAACATCCTGAACGGTGGTAAGCACGCAGACAACACCGTAGACATTCAGGAATTCATGGTCATGCCAGTAGGTGCTACATCCTTCAAGGAAGCGCTGCGCACAGGTGCGGAAATTTTCCACTCCCTGAAAAAGGTACTGGGTGAAAAAGGTCTGAGCACAGCAGTAGGAGATGAGGGCGGTTTCGCTCCAAACCTGAAATCCAACGAAGAAGCGATCACAACCATTTTGGATGCGATCAAGGCAGCAGGCTATGAGCCAGGCAAAGACGTGTTCCTCGCGCTGGACGTAGCAGCTACAGAAATGTTCAAAGATGGCAAATACCACTTCGAAGGCGAAGGCGTTGTGAAAACAACAGAAGAAATGATCGCGTTCTACGAAGACCTCGTAAACAAATACCCGATCATCTCCATCGAAGACGGTCTTTCTGAAGACGATTGGGATGGCTGGAAAGCGCTGACTGACAAGTTGGGCAGCAAAGTTCAGCTGGTTGGTGACGACTTGTTTGTAACCAACACCGAGCGTCTGGCTCGCGGAATCGAGACCTCTACAGGTAACTCCATTCTGGTAAAAGTAAACCAAATCGGTACGCTGACAGAAACCTTCGAAGCAATCGAAATGGCGAAGCTGGCTGGTTATACTGCGGTGATTTCCCACCGTTCCGGTGAAACCGAAGACTCTACAATCTCTGATATCGCAGTGGCTACAAATGCAGGTCAAATCAAGACTGGTGCACCTTCCCGCACGGACCGCGTAGCGAAGTACAACCAATTGCTCCGTATTGAAGACGAACTGGCTGATACAGCTCGTTTTGGCGGTCGTTCTGCATTCTACAACCTGAAGAAATAA